Below is a genomic region from Candidatus Melainabacteria bacterium RIFOXYA2_FULL_32_9.
TCTTATAACCAGCAAATAATCGAGCAATAAAAAATGCGTAAGTATTTTTTATTGCGTCCTTATAATCAATTCGAAATTTAGGTAATATCCATTACCTAACTCAAGTCATCGACTATAGCCTTTTAAACAGGTAGACTTAATTTAAAGCTATCAGTTTATAGCACGATTGAGATTTATTATTATTGAAATCTATTACTTACTGGCTTCAAAAAAGTATTTATCTAACCAGTCAAAAACCACTTTTTGTGCCCCAGGTTGAAATTTAAGTAAGCTTGTCCCATTTCCACCATCAGGAAAAACTTTAAATTCCTTTACTCCTTGAACATATTTAATCAATTCCGACGATCCATCATATGAAAATGCATCTTTTTTACTAACCATAACTAATACAGGATGATTTCCATAATTCACCATAGGAATTCTTGTTTCAATACCTTTATAAGTGACGGTAGGCGATAATAAAATAAGAGTTTTAATACTTTTATTGTTTTTACTTGCTGCAATTACTGCCGCATTTGCACTTATATTAGAGGCAACAAGAGCAACCTTGTTAATATTTACCTCAGGATATTGCTGTCTAACAGCATCCATAGCTGAAGAGATATCATCAGGATATTTTTGAAAATCTTTATTTTTGAAATTTTGCCAATATTTACGTTTTCCTTTTCCATCAATAATACTTTGACCGTGGCCTCTTAAATCAAGAATTAAAATGGCAGCATTAGGATTCTGTTCTTTTATTTTGGAAGCATAAGCTTGCCATTCAATTTTACTTTTGCCTAAAGAATGCAAGAATATTACTAGGGGAGCCTTGTTTTTGACAGATGCACTTTTAGGGACCTCAATAGATCCAAACATATTAAAACTATCCTTAGCCCTGAATTGAAATTCAACAGGCCCAGTCACTCTTCTCGCATCAGCAGAATAAAAACAGCAAGAATAAAGCATTAAAACTACTAAAAATAAAGAATATAAAACTATCTTATTTCTTAAGATATTCATTTAACCAATTTACTACTTTCTTTTGTAAACCTTCTGATTTATTCAGAAGGTTTGTACCATGCTCTTTATTATCATATATTAACAAATCATGAATTGTTTTTACTACTTCATTTAGTTGATTAGAGGATTCATAGGCATATTTATCACCTGATCCTGCTACCATCAAGATAGGCACCTTTAAATTTTTTGCAGGTTCAAGTATCTCTAATCCCCTATAATTTAAACCAGGAGATAAAGCAATTACTGTTTTAACTTTATTCTGATATCTTGATGCACATATAATTGCAGCATTAGCCCCAATACTTGCTCCTGCTATACCTATTTGCTCAGAATCAACAAATTTATCTTGCGAAATAAAATCAACTAAATCAATTACATCCTCAGGAATTTTATTCCAATCATTCTCATTCATATTCTGGTAGAACACTTCTTTACCATTCTTCATTCTTACGCTTCTACCATGCCCCCTTAAATCAGCGCTATAAACAACAAACCCATTATCCAATAGCTCTGGAATAAGCTTATTCCAACTTGCTTTATCCTTTCCAAGCATATGTAATAGTAAAATTGCCGGATATTTTCCTTCTACTTTGGGTGAATAAAATTCAACTGCTATATTTAATCCATCTTTTGCTTCAATAGTGATTTCTCTCATATTTAATTTATCAAAATCTAAATTTACCTGTTCATTATTACCATTTAGAGTACAAACAAATAATAAACATGCCAATATAAATACAATACCACCTATAACAAACAACCCATCCATCAATAAATTCTCCTTTAATTTAAGTCTATTGATGATTTTCTTTTATATAAGCATTTGCTGCAACCCTGACGCGTTCAATATTTTGTCCTATCTTTTCGTTAAAGAATGCCTCGTTCCTTTTAACTGACTTTATATCAGCAATTGAAAGGATAGCTATTAAATCAATAAGTTGCTGTTTTTTAAAGACTTGAGCAAGATTTTCAGCATTAAGCTGCATTTTATTACAAGCAATCAAGCCTAATATTTGGTGATTTTTTATCAAAACATATACATCGTTTATAAAATCTTCCTCAAAACCCAGTCTATAAAGTATGGAGCTGGTCATTTCAGCTCCTTTTGCAGGATGCTGCGGATCTACTTCTTTTTCATTCTTGGCAATATCATGTAATAGCGCTGTATATAAGAGAATTAGCTTATTGAATTTGCTTAAAGTCTTATACAGTTTTTCTTTTTGTATTTCTTTTATCACAAGAAGTGTATGTATACTCAAATCATAGTCGTGCGTAATATGCTGCTTACAATCAATAAGCCTTTTCCATTCAGGAATATTTTCCAAAATCAAGTTTAAAAGCTTTGCCTGATTATCTTTTAAAACAGAAAAATCAACTTTATTATGATAAATAATATCAAAATCAATACTATCCCAATTAACCGACAATAGAAGCTCACTAAGCCTTCTGGTTTCTTCAGGTAATAGGAAAAATAAACGCTCTAACTCTATATCTCTAATATTCTGCATAATACAACTTTATAAATTATTTCTATTTAATTTTATCAAAAATGTACAAATTTTCCTGCTACCAATAAATCCTATATTACATATATACTATAATTTCCTCAATTAACTTATAGAAATTACTATTTAACCTATTAAACAAGCAATATTTAGAACCAATTAAAAAATAATTCATTAAGCTCAGGAATAACATTTGAGTCATCATAAGAATGTGAAGATAATTCTTAAAATGATTATAGTATTATTCCTGCATTGATTTAATCCCCGAACAAGCTGAGGATTAATTATTGAATTTTAGATTTAATAAACTCAGCAAAAGCCTTATCAACACTCTCAATATGTTGTACAAACCAATTAACAAGGAGTTGTTTGATTTGTCTAACAAATTCAATTGAGCCGCCTTGCTCTTTAAACACTTTTTTTATAGAGATAAAATTCTCATCAAAAAACCTGTGTTCCATAATATGAGACTTTTTATCAGGATAATCATATTTTTCCATGAGTTTTTCTTCAGAAATAAAATGAATTGAAATATATTTTTCAAGATAGTTTATTATATTACGTATTTCTTCAATTTCCATGCGGTTATTACAAGCTAGAAGTAATCGATCGAATTTCTCGAAAAGCTCAGCGTGCTGTTTATCTATCTCTTCAACGCCTGTAATTAATTCATCTTTTAATTTCATTGTCATATCTTTTTCCTAAAATAAAAATACACTAATACCCTAAAAATAACTTCTTAAAGTACTTATCGTAATCCATTGATTACAGTATATTTTAACTCTTATAATAGAGTATGATTTCAACTGTATTAAAAATCAATTGATTTAGTATGACCTAATGCCAGAATAGCTTCAGGGGATGTTAGACTATCAAATTCTTCCTCAGTTATATAATTGTTTTTTACAACAAAATCTTTTACTGACATATCAGTCTTTTCAAGTTCTTTTGCTATTTGTGATACTTTTTTATAGCCAAGAACAGGAACAAGCGCTGTTATAGAAGCATAACTGCACTCTACTGATTTCTTTATATTTGCATTATTAGCAGTAATTCCGGTTATACATCTTTCTCTAAATGTTTTATTTGCATTAATCAAGAGCCTAAGAGATTCAATCAGAGTAAAAGCAATAAGTGGGATATTTTGGTTTAATTCAAGCTGGCCTCCTGCAACGCATTGATTAATTATTACGTTATTTCCAAGAACTTTTATTCCGGATTGTGCCACAACTTCAGGAATAACAGGATTGACTTTCCCGGGCATTATTGATGAACCTACCTGAACCGGAGGAAGCGTAATCTCGCTTAAGCCTGCCTGAGGGCCTGAATTAAGCAGTCTTAAATCATTGGCTATTTTTATTAAACTCGCCGCATGAGCATTTAAAATTCCGCTAACTTCACTAAACACATCAAGATTTTGAGTATTTTCAACAAGATTCTCTGCTCTTGCAAGTCCAAGTCCTGTTAATTCTCTTAATTTTTCAATTACTCCGAATATAAACTTCCTTGGAGCACAAAGACCTGTTCCTACAGCGGTACCCCCTATATTAACTACTCTAAGTCTTTCCTCACACTTATAAATTCTCCATCTATCTCTTGATATAGCTTCAGCATAGGCAGAAAATTCTTTACCCAGAGTAATCAAAACAGCATCCATTAACTGAGTTCTGGCAACTTTTACAATATCAGCAAATTCTCTTTCCTTGGCCTGAAAACTCTCCTGAAGTGCAATGACTTCCTGCTCAAGCTCTTTCATAAGAAAAATTGAGGCAATTTTAAGAGCAGTAGGATAAACATCATTTGTAGACTGATATAAATTTATATCTTCTAAAGGATCAATACATTTATAATCGCCTTTTTCTTTTCCCATCAATTCAAGAGCTCTGTTTGCTATAACTTCATTAACGTTCATATTAGTAGAAGTCCCGGCTCCGCCCTGAATAGGATCAACTATAATCTGATCATCAAGTTTACCTTCTATTAAATCCTCACAGGCCTGTAAAATAGCATTAGCCTTAGAGTCAGACCACTTATTCATTTCTTTAATAGTAAGAATGCAAGCTAATTTAACATACCCTAACGCTTTTATGAATTCTCTATCAATCCTGTAACCTGATATTTTAAAATTCTGATTTGCTCTATAAGTATGTATTCCCCAGTATGCTTCCTGTGGAATCCTCACTGTCCCTAAAAAATCACTTTCTTCTCTAAAACTCATTTTTATCTTTTCCTACATCCATTATTTATAATAACTCAAGTTGCTAGCTAGATAAACTCTTGTTTTGAGATTACTTCGCAAAAACGATTATTGTTTAGTATTCACATATCAAGACTCGTAATAACAGTGGTATTACTGGAAGAATTGTTGACTTAAGACAGTGCGAAATACTCCAATAATAATAGTTGTATCATTAGAATGACATACACGATTATTTAAATAGCAAAAAAGAGGCTTTTACCTCTTTTTTTAATATTTTTGTATTTAAAATTAAGCCTTTAAATTAATGGTTTTTCCTTCTGCAAAAGATTTCTCAAAATTATTAAATATATCATTAAAATCCGGATTACTCATACTTTTTAACATTACAAGCCTCATTAGAAGATCGTAATCTTTGGCTTCCTGGCCAGTATAAATATTGACTTCATCATAATTATTCCCCTGTACAACTTCAACAGGATCTTTATCAGACTTTGCTACAGTTTTTAAATTATAAATAACTTCTTTTAATGATTTATCAGGATTTCCTAGCTTGATTGTATACTTGCCACCAAATGTAACTCTATTCATTCTTCTAATCCTCTTTTTCAACTCAAAAAATTACTATAATGAGTAAAAGTTAAATAAGAATTAAAATACATTAACCTTGTAGGCAAGATTTAGCTAACATACTTAAACACATGTACTAATTCCGTTAAGCAGCTAGGCTATAGTTTGAGCTGCATAATTACATATCTGTTATAAATTATTTACTAGCCATCTTTACTTCTTCATATATATGTTTTGCTAGAGGGAATGGTTCTAAGGCTCTTTCAAAAATGCCCAAAGAATATGCTATTGTAAGCCCATAATTTGTTATTGGAACTTCAACTTGTCTGGATTTCATAATTCTGGAGAGAACTTCTCTTCTATTTGTCATACAGGCACCACAATGGATAATCAATTTATAATCAGCTATATTCTCAGGAAAATCATGCCCTGCATAATGCTCAAAATGCAATTTACCGCCAACATATTGAGTAAGCCATCTTGGTATTTTAACCCTTCCTATATCATCTCCTATCGCATGATGGGTGCAAGATTCACAAATAAGAACCTTATCATTGGTTTTTAGTGAATCTATAGCAAGAGTCCCTCTGACAAACTCATTTAACTCTCCCTTAAATCTGGCAAATAATATAGAAAATGAAGTTAACAGAACATTTTTTGGCACATCCGCAGAAACTTTCAGAAATGACTGAGAATCTGTAACTACAATATGAGGAGGTTTATTTAGTCTGTTAAGCGCATCTTTCAGCTCCCTTTCTTTAACCACCATAACCATAGAATCATTATCCAATAAATCTCTTATAGTTTGCACCTGTGGCAATATCAATCTACCTTTTGGGGCTTCTAAATCAATTGGAACGACTAAAATAGCAAGCTCTCCAGGAGGGATCAGGTCGGATACGATAGAAGGTGTACTCAAAAATTCTTCCGGTGCTAACTTTATAATCTTTTGCTTTAATTCATCAATTCCATCACCAAGCATTGCAGATGTAATAACAGGTTCTAATTCAAGTTTTCTAACATCTTCAAGACTATTTCTATCAATTTCTCCAAGATCGGCTTTATTAAATACAGAAATTACAGGAATATTCATCTCTTTTAACTTGTGATAAAGTTGCTTTTCAAAATTATCCCAGCCTGATTGGTCACTTACAATAATAGCAAGATCAGTTCTATCAAGAACTGTTAGCGTTTTTTGAACTCTCATCTCGCCTAAACTGCCTTCATCATCTATTCCGGCAGTATCTAAAAATAAAACCGGACCTAAAGGCAATAATTCCATTGCTTTTTCTACAGGATCAGTAGTTGTACCTGCTATATTAGAGACGATTGATATATTCTGCCTTGTAAGAGAATTTAATAAGTGAGACTTTCCTACGTTTCTTTTCCCAAAAATTCCAATATGTAGTCTCATTCCTCTTGGAGTATTTTGCATAATTACTGCTCCCGCACTAAATAAAAAAATGATTAACTAATAAATTTAATATAAATCTTTTTTCCGATTTAAAAAAACTTTTTTAACTTATATAAAAGACATGTCCAATTACATTTTAAAACAATCTTATATAAAAATAAGTCATTATCTTGTAAATATCTCAAAACAAATTATTGATTTAAGATAAAAAATTGTATAATCTTAAAATAAGTGTAAGAAATACTATTTAAGAAGAGATCAATTTATTGAGTGTTAAGAATTATGAGAGGAAACAACTATGGTCGAGGCTAAAAACACTATCTATATAGTGGATGTGACAAACAGAGACGGCGTTCAAACTTCCAGGCTTGGACTTGCTAAACTTGAAAAAACTATGATTAACCTCCTCCTGGACGAAATGGGAATTACACAATCCGAATTTGGATTTCCTAATACACGTCACGAGATCAATTATTTAAATGCAAATTTACAACTTGTAGATAGACGAGCAATAACAAAAACAAAGCTGAGTGGTTGGATGAGAGCTCTAGCTAGTGATGTTTATCAATCGTTCCAAAACGTCCCCAGGCTAACACATGTTAATTTATCAATCTCTACCTCAGATCAGATGATCCAAGGTAAATTTGGCGGAAGAAAAGACAAAGATGATATAATAGCTCAGGCTATAGATGCAGTAGAAGCAGCAAATACCTGTGGAGCGCACGCAATTGGCGTCAATGCAGAAGATGCATCAAGAACAGATGATGAATTTTTAATTAAATTCGGTAAAGCAGTAAGAGATCATGGTGCTCATAGACTCAGATATTGTGATACCCTTGGTTACGATGATCCACAAACCACATATACAAGAATCTTTAACCTTGCATCAGCAGTTGGACTCCCAATTGAATTACATTATCATAATGATATCGGCATGGCTGTAGCAAACTCAATTATGGGAGCCAAAGCAGCTATCGATGCAGGAGTTGATGCATATATTAATACCGCCATTAATGGCATGGGTGAAAGAGCAGGTAATGCAGATTTGGTATCCTGTTTACTAGCCATCCTTAAATCAAGCGGTTTTAAAGGTAAATATATTCTTGATCCAAAAATTAATTTAAGTGCAGCTTGGAAATTAGCTAAATATACTTCTTATGCTTTTGGAGTGCCAATCCCAATAAATCACCCAGCGGTTGGGGATAATGCATTTGCACATGAATCAGGTATCCATGCTGATGGTGCACTTAAAGACAGAAGAAATTATGAATTATATGACTTTGAAGAACTCGGAAGAGGCGAACCTGAAATGGTAGAAACAGGCCGTATGATTACCGTAGGAGAATATGGCGGAATTAAAGGATTCAGAAACGTATATGAAAAACTTGAATTAGAATTCCGTGATGAGGATGAAGCAAGGAATATTCTGGAACTTGCAAGATATGCTAACGTTCATACACAGAAACCTCTTCTGGATAACGAGTTGAAATTTATATACGAATATCCTGATATTGCTGCTAAAATAATGACTGTAACACCATATTATGTCCCAACAGGCGAACTCAAAAAACGTATGGAAAAGTTTCAACCTATAACTGCAGATAGTCAGCCTACTAACGTAGAAAAATAGTATATACATCAATAAAAAGGAATTATTTATGGGAAAAACTATAGCTGAGAAGATTATTAGTGAACACTGTGGGAAAAGCGTAAAAGCCGGTGAATTTGTCATTGCTAAAGTTGACGTCACCGCTGTACAAGATGGAACTGGCCCTCTTACCATAGAAGAAATAAGAAAAATAAATCTTGAACAAGCAGCTAATCCTGAAAGAACCATACTTTTTATTGACCATGCAGCTCCAAGTCCAAGAAAAGAACTATCGAATGCACATAAAACTTTAAGAGAATTTGCTAAAAAAACAGGAGCGATTCTTTCTGAAATTGGAGAAGGAGTCTGCCACCAAAGATTAGTTGAAGATTATGTTAACCCTGGTGAAATTTTAATAGGAGCAGACTCTCATACTTGCACTTCTGGAGCTTTAGGTGCCTTTGCTACGGGTATGGGATCCACAGATGTTGGTATAGCTATAGCTTTGGGAAAAGTCTGGTTGAAAGTGCCAGAAACTATTAAAATAGAAGTGAACGGACAATTCCAACCGGGAGTTGCCGCTAAAGATCTTATTTTACATTTAATAGGAATAATTGGCGCAGACGGAGCAACTTATAAAGCTCTGGAATTCACCGGTGAAACTATTACAAATATGACTATGTCAGACAGATTTACACTTGCAAATATGGCTGTTGAAGCCGGAGCAAAAGCTGGCTTAGTTGCTTCTGATGAAATTACCAGGGACTACCTCATTACTAGAGGCAGAGGCCATATGTATAGAGAAATTAATGCTGATCCTGATGCTGTATATGAAAGAGTTATTGAAATAGATGTAACAAAGCTTGAACCAACAGTTTCATGCCCTCATAGTGTTGATAATATAACAACAGTTGACAAACTAAGTAATATTAAAGTGGATCAGGTATTCATTGGCAGTTGTACAAATGGACGTATTGAAGACTTAAGAATTGCAGCTCAAGTTCTTCAAGATAAAAGAATAAACCCTGATACAAGATTGATAGTAGTTCCTGCATCAAGAGAAGTATTCATTGAGGCTTTGAAAGAAGGCATTATTAGAATTTTCATAGAAGCTGGAGCTTTTATTTCCTCACCGGGCTGCGGGCCTTGCGTTGGTGTTCATTGTGGAATTCTCGGAGATGATGAAGTTTGCCTTTCTACTCAAAACAGAAATTTCCAGGGTAGAATGGGTAATCCTAAGGGGCAGATTTACTTATGCTCCCCTGCAACAGCAGCTCTTAGCGCCATAACAGGTTATATTACCGATCCTAGAGAAGTTGTGGCAAGATTTTCTTCTCAAAGAATTTATCCTTTCGAAAGATATATAAGCTGATTTAAGCCTGGTTTTTAAGAAAAATTTAAGGAGCTAAACTATG
It encodes:
- a CDS encoding aspartate ammonia-lyase (catalyzes the formation of fumarate from aspartate), which codes for MSFREESDFLGTVRIPQEAYWGIHTYRANQNFKISGYRIDREFIKALGYVKLACILTIKEMNKWSDSKANAILQACEDLIEGKLDDQIIVDPIQGGAGTSTNMNVNEVIANRALELMGKEKGDYKCIDPLEDINLYQSTNDVYPTALKIASIFLMKELEQEVIALQESFQAKEREFADIVKVARTQLMDAVLITLGKEFSAYAEAISRDRWRIYKCEERLRVVNIGGTAVGTGLCAPRKFIFGVIEKLRELTGLGLARAENLVENTQNLDVFSEVSGILNAHAASLIKIANDLRLLNSGPQAGLSEITLPPVQVGSSIMPGKVNPVIPEVVAQSGIKVLGNNVIINQCVAGGQLELNQNIPLIAFTLIESLRLLINANKTFRERCITGITANNANIKKSVECSYASITALVPVLGYKKVSQIAKELEKTDMSVKDFVVKNNYITEEEFDSLTSPEAILALGHTKSIDF
- a CDS encoding [FeFe] hydrogenase H-cluster maturation GTPase HydF; protein product: MQNTPRGMRLHIGIFGKRNVGKSHLLNSLTRQNISIVSNIAGTTTDPVEKAMELLPLGPVLFLDTAGIDDEGSLGEMRVQKTLTVLDRTDLAIIVSDQSGWDNFEKQLYHKLKEMNIPVISVFNKADLGEIDRNSLEDVRKLELEPVITSAMLGDGIDELKQKIIKLAPEEFLSTPSIVSDLIPPGELAILVVPIDLEAPKGRLILPQVQTIRDLLDNDSMVMVVKERELKDALNRLNKPPHIVVTDSQSFLKVSADVPKNVLLTSFSILFARFKGELNEFVRGTLAIDSLKTNDKVLICESCTHHAIGDDIGRVKIPRWLTQYVGGKLHFEHYAGHDFPENIADYKLIIHCGACMTNRREVLSRIMKSRQVEVPITNYGLTIAYSLGIFERALEPFPLAKHIYEEVKMASK
- a CDS encoding 3-isopropylmalate dehydratase large subunit (catalyzes the isomerization between 2-isopropylmalate and 3-isopropylmalate in leucine biosynthesis) — protein: MGKTIAEKIISEHCGKSVKAGEFVIAKVDVTAVQDGTGPLTIEEIRKINLEQAANPERTILFIDHAAPSPRKELSNAHKTLREFAKKTGAILSEIGEGVCHQRLVEDYVNPGEILIGADSHTCTSGALGAFATGMGSTDVGIAIALGKVWLKVPETIKIEVNGQFQPGVAAKDLILHLIGIIGADGATYKALEFTGETITNMTMSDRFTLANMAVEAGAKAGLVASDEITRDYLITRGRGHMYREINADPDAVYERVIEIDVTKLEPTVSCPHSVDNITTVDKLSNIKVDQVFIGSCTNGRIEDLRIAAQVLQDKRINPDTRLIVVPASREVFIEALKEGIIRIFIEAGAFISSPGCGPCVGVHCGILGDDEVCLSTQNRNFQGRMGNPKGQIYLCSPATAALSAITGYITDPREVVARFSSQRIYPFERYIS